The Helianthus annuus cultivar XRQ/B chromosome 16, HanXRQr2.0-SUNRISE, whole genome shotgun sequence genome includes a window with the following:
- the LOC110918444 gene encoding golgin candidate 5, protein LLTYTTIIICLQASERRCEELVMQVPESTRPLLRQIEAMQEATARKADAWDEAERSLNLQLQDAEAKAAAAEEKERSVNEHLSKTLSRINVLEAQISCLKTEQTQLSKSLEKERQRASESRQDYLALKEEADTLKGHVHQLEEEMKKLKRKHKLEMQETLTQHNLLQQDIEREKAARIELEKTSRHQVSTVPGHSPIAKTKFVSANGESLTRRLSARSLSSMEESFFPRAIVDSYHTFSERSHREPTISPFYLKSMTPDAFQAALRQKEGEVASYMSRLASMETIRDSLSEELVKMTKECKKLRSEAALLPGIKAELEALRFRHTAALELMGERDEELEELRADIADLKEMYREQVNMLVDKIQKGSSIKFPQ, encoded by the exons AGTTCCCGAATCTACGAGGCCTCTTTTGAGGCAGATTGAGGCAATgcag GAAGCAACTGCTAGAAAAGCAGACGCTTGGGATGAAGCGGAGAGATCACTAAATCTGCAGCTTCAG GATGCAGAGGCCAAAGCTGCAGCTGCAGAGGAAAAAGAGCGTTCCGTTAACGAACATTTATCCAAAACATTATCTCGAATTAATGTTCTTGAAGCTCAG ATATCATGTTTGAAAACCGAGCAAACGCAACTAAGTAAGTCTCTTGAGAAGGAAAGACAACGAGCATCGGAGAGTAGGCAGGATTACCTGGCGTTAAAAGAAGAAGCTGATACTCTTAAAGGTCACGTGCACCAACTcgaagaagaaatgaagaaacTCAAAAGGAAACATAAGCTAGAGATGCAAGAAACTTTGACACAACACAATCTTCTTCAGCAG GATATAGAACGTGAAAAAGCAGCACGAATAGAACTAGAAAAGACATCTCGACATCAGGTTTCTACGGTTCCTGGACATAGTCCTATAGCCAAAACCAAGTTTGTCTCTGCGAACGGTGAGA GCTTGACCCGCAGACTTAGTGCTCGCAGTTTAAGTAGCATGGAAGAGAGTTTCTTTCCGCGGGCCATTGTAGACTCGTATCATACTTTCTCTGAAAGAAGCCACAGGGAGCCTACGATAAGCCCGTTTTATCTAAAGAGCATGACGCCAGATGCTTTTCAAGCAGCTCTACGTCAAAAGGAGGGTGAAGTTGCATCTTACATGTCTAGATTA GCGTCCATGGAAACAATTCGTGACTCTCTATCTGAGGAGTTGGTTAAAATGACTAAAGAG TGTAAAAAATTGCGGTCAGAAGCGGCTTTATTACCTGGCATTAAAGCAGAGTTAGAAGCACTAAGATTCAGACACACTGCTGCGCTAGAGTTGATGGGTGAACGAGACGAAGAG CTTGAAGAACTTCGTGCAGATATTGCAGACTTGAAAGAAATGTACCGCGAACAAGTAAACATGCTTGTAGATAAG ATCCAGAAGGGTTCATCAATAAAGTTCCCTCAGTAG
- the LOC110915993 gene encoding probable plastidic glucose transporter 3 has translation MRGRQRDHTQTTYKRASSRDGLNAHDREDGLGGSDAKGSANPPWIRSLPHVIVAAISSFLFGYHLGVVNDTLESISLDLGFHGNTMAEGFVVSSLLGGAFVGSTVSGWIADGVGRRRGFQLCAIPLIVGAAMSATSDDLGGMLIGRFLVGSAMGVSPPIAALYITEASPAFVRGTYGSFTQIATCLGLICSFFIGIPAKDVTRWWRVCFWISTVPAALLALLMEFCAESPHWLFKRGRSAEAEAEFAKLLGSLHVKSAMAELSKSDRGDEVDGVKLSELFYGRHFKVVFVGSALLALQQLSGINAVFYFSSTVFKSAGVPSDIANMSVGVVNLSGSLVAMALMDKLGRKGLLLGSFLGMAMSMAMQAVAGSSLISGSSVVYLSVGGVLLFVLSFAMGVGPVPGLLLSEIFPSRIRAKAMAICMAVHWVINFFVGLLFLRLLEQLGPLILYTVFASFCVVGFFFVRKNVVETKGKTLQEIEMALLAA, from the exons ATGAGAGGGCGTCAAAGGGATCATACACAGACTACTTACAAGCGCGCTTCGTCGAGAGATGGCTTGAATGCGCACGATAGAGAAGACGGTTTAGGAG GGAGTGATGCAAAAGGATCTGCAAACCCACCTTGGATTCGTTCGCTTCCACACGTCATCGTTGCAGCCATTTCATCATTCTTATTTGGCTACCACCTTGG GGTGGTTAATGACACGCTAGAAAGTATTTCTTTGGACCTTGGCTTTCACGGGAATACAATGGCTGAAG GTTTCGTGGTAAGCTCCCTTTTAGGAGGTGCTTTTGTTGGATCTACAGTCAGTGGCTGGATCGCTGACGGGGTTGGACGTCGAAGAGGATTCCAATTGTGTGCCATACCACTGATAGTCGGTGCTGCAATGAG TGCCACATCGGATGATCTTGGGGGTATGCTTATCGGAAGGTTTCTTGTTGGAAGTGCAATGGGGGTTAGCCCTCCTATCGCAGCTCTGTACATTACAGAG GCTTCACCGGCTTTTGTAAGAGGCACTTACGGAAGCTTCACTCAGATCGCAACGTGTCTTGGACTTATTTGTTCTTTCTTCATCGGGATCCCAGCAAAGGATGTTACTCGTTG GTGGCGGGTCTGCTTCTGGATATCTACCGTTCCGGCAGCCTTGCTTGCTCTTCTAATGGAGTTCTGTGCAGAAAGTCCTCATTGGCTTTTTAAG AGAGGAAGAAGTGCGGAAGCTGAAGCAGAGTTTGCAAAGCTTCTCGGAAGCTTACATGTCAAGTCTGCAATGGCAGAATTGTCCAAGTCAGATAGAGGGGACGAAGTAGACGGAGTAAAGCTTTCAGAGTTGTTCTACGGACGCCATTTCAAAG TTGTTTTCGTTGGGTCTGCTCTGCTTGCGCTGCAACAATTATCTGGCATAAACGCTGTATTTTATTTCTCTTCAACCGTCTTCAAGAGTGCGGGAGTACCTTCAGATATTGCCAATATGTCTGTTGGAGTAGTTAACTTATCAG GTTCACTTGTAGCAATGGCTTTGATGGATAAGTTGGGAAGAAAGGGTCTTCTTCTTGGCAGTTTCTTGGGCATG GCAATGTCCATGGCTATGCAAGCAGTTGCAGGAAGTAGCTTAATATCAGGGTCTTCGGTGGTGTACCTTTCTGTCGGTGGTGTTCTTCT ATTTGTTTTGTCATTTGCCATGGGTGTCGGGCCCGTACCTGGGCTTCTCTTGTCGGAAATTTTCCCAAGCCGAATAAGAGCAAAGGCAATGGCAATCTGCATGGCTGTACATTGG GTTATAAATTTCTTTGTTGGTTTGCTATTTTTGAGGCTGCTGGAGCAACTTGGGCCACTGATTCTGTACACAGTTTTTGCAAGCTTTTGCGTGGTCGGATTTTTCTTTGTCAGGAAAAATGTGGTGGAAACAAAGGGAAAAACTTTGCAAGAGATCGAGATGGCACTTCTTGCAGCTTAG
- the LOC110916326 gene encoding uncharacterized protein LOC110916326 isoform X3: MQLSLPPPHSILPSHHHRLLSQLRQRSTVQIPALVFIVIQGRRALLVAKDKNPKISKAYSKTIQIKAESSPLLSYQSLLQMLKNDSCISSRTIHIIKNNTKYRRNQRYVYRFVISFFCSTMGKIKYFEKYFDDTFDHR, from the exons ATG CAACTCTCACTGCCACCACCGCACTCCATCCTACCGTCGCATCACCACCGTCTCCTCTCACAACTGCGTCAACGAAGCACCGTCCAAATACCTGCGCTCGTCTTCATTGTCATTCAG GGACGTAGGGCGTTGCTGGTAGCTAAAGATAAAAATCCAAAG ATTTCCAAAGCATATTCAAAGACCATCCAAATCAAAG CCGAATCTTCTCCACTTCTCTCATATCAATCATTGTTGCAAATGCTCAAGAACGATTCTTGCATATCATCAAGAACTATCCACATAATCAAA AACAATACCAAATATCGAAGAAATCAAAGGTATGTTTATCGTTTTGTCATCTCTTTTTTTTGTTCGACTATGGGCAAGATCAAGTACTTCGAAAAGTATTTTGATGA
- the LOC110916326 gene encoding uncharacterized protein LOC110916326 isoform X2, with product MQQLSLPPPHSILPSHHHRLLSQLRQRSTVQIPALVFIVIQGRRALLVAKDKNPKISKAYSKTIQIKAESSPLLSYQSLLQMLKNDSCISSRTIHIIKNNTKYRRNQRYVYRFVISFFCSTMGKIKYFEKYFDDTFDHR from the exons ATG CAGCAACTCTCACTGCCACCACCGCACTCCATCCTACCGTCGCATCACCACCGTCTCCTCTCACAACTGCGTCAACGAAGCACCGTCCAAATACCTGCGCTCGTCTTCATTGTCATTCAG GGACGTAGGGCGTTGCTGGTAGCTAAAGATAAAAATCCAAAG ATTTCCAAAGCATATTCAAAGACCATCCAAATCAAAG CCGAATCTTCTCCACTTCTCTCATATCAATCATTGTTGCAAATGCTCAAGAACGATTCTTGCATATCATCAAGAACTATCCACATAATCAAA AACAATACCAAATATCGAAGAAATCAAAGGTATGTTTATCGTTTTGTCATCTCTTTTTTTTGTTCGACTATGGGCAAGATCAAGTACTTCGAAAAGTATTTTGATGA
- the LOC110916326 gene encoding uncharacterized protein LOC110916326 isoform X4, translating to MQQLSLPPPHSILPSHHHRLLSQLRQRSTVQIPALVFIVIQGRRALLVAKDKNPKISKAYSKTIQIKAESSPLLSYQSLLQMLKNDSCISSRTIHIIKNNTKYRRNQR from the exons ATG CAGCAACTCTCACTGCCACCACCGCACTCCATCCTACCGTCGCATCACCACCGTCTCCTCTCACAACTGCGTCAACGAAGCACCGTCCAAATACCTGCGCTCGTCTTCATTGTCATTCAG GGACGTAGGGCGTTGCTGGTAGCTAAAGATAAAAATCCAAAG ATTTCCAAAGCATATTCAAAGACCATCCAAATCAAAG CCGAATCTTCTCCACTTCTCTCATATCAATCATTGTTGCAAATGCTCAAGAACGATTCTTGCATATCATCAAGAACTATCCACATAATCAAA AACAATACCAAATATCGAAGAAATCAAAG